The Arachis hypogaea cultivar Tifrunner chromosome 14, arahy.Tifrunner.gnm2.J5K5, whole genome shotgun sequence genome has a segment encoding these proteins:
- the LOC112740296 gene encoding uncharacterized protein gives MGQESDYKSQLVLEICSISTRSVVCVHRLVPNKTNKPPFIDWYCILGVAGNADVNTIRKQYHKLALQLHPDKNKHPKAEIAFKLLSEAYACLSDAAKRKAFNLERSKSLCIECNRIPSNSNNNNGSSSSFKSSRSSSISSSSRSCKLWRNINDIRESLREEAKVIEKCLRVNNSMPTKNYDDDYMHRSRGPNNNNNKHRVEKETPVFNPSNYLYQGYPHRRNHVNKDYSEKFWYLQQETNAVQSNNYSKGGSDKFSSSVFEAETQRSMFSRKFGPIPSQC, from the exons ATGGGACAAGAATCAGATTACAAAAGCCAACTGGTATTGGAGATTTGCTCAATTTCCACACGTTCTGTTGTATGTGTTCATAGACTTGTCCCTAACAAAACTAATAAGCCACCTTTCATTGATTGGTACTGCATTCTTGGA GTGGCAGGAAATGCAGATGTAAATACAATCCGAAAGCAGTACCATAAACTTG CCTTGCAACTTCATCCAGATAAGAATAAGCACCCCAAGGCTGAAATTGCATTCAAGCTTCTATCTGAG GCATATGCATGTTTATCTGATGCAGCAAAAAGAAAAGCTTTTAACTTGGAGAGAAGCAAGAGTTTATGCATTGAGTGCAACAGAATCCCTAGCAATTCAAACAATAATAACGGATCTTCTTCAAGTTTCAAATCATCAAGGAGTAGTAGCATCAGCAGTAGTTCAAGATCATGTAAGCTTTGGCGAAACATCAATGACATAAGAGAAAGTTTAAGGGAAGAAGCTAAGGTGATAGAGAAATGTTTGAGGGTAAATAATTCAATGCCAACAAAGaattatgatgatgattatatGCATAGAAGTAGAGGgcctaataacaataataataagcaTAGAGTTGAGAAAGAAACACCAGTTTTCAATCCATCAAATTACTTGTACCAAGGGTACCCTCATAGGAGAAATCATGTTAACAAGGATTATTCTGAGAAATTTTGGTACTTGCAGCAAGAAACTAATGCAGTGCAAAGTAATAACTATTCCAAGGGAGGATCAGATAAGTTTTCTTCATCAGTTTTTGAGGCTGAAACACAGAGGAGCATGTTCAGTAGAAAATTTGGTCCTATCCCCTCACAATGTTAG